One genomic window of Pungitius pungitius chromosome 11, fPunPun2.1, whole genome shotgun sequence includes the following:
- the LOC119197770 gene encoding sperm-associated microtubule inner protein 4 isoform X1 — MCVNMPLQMVSKASPNHSTPSDLNGNFAYGENHITDQQRFNNAGRKKSKVRLNDQLIPKPTNINIAENMINIGTPKQHPYLSHISKFAMFPSFRSPDDHETGVAHNITVLRKTKGGPYRHEVLETPMKTRTKAVTWTGEHRSLDPLKEENQVFHPTAPKTLLPNPITRAWDLSFSERKSNMLKNLERSHWVTSYQMHHTGKEAQTYLTVSAVQ; from the exons ATGTGTGTCAACATGCCATTACAGATGGTGTCCAAGGCTTCCCCAAACCACAGCACCCCGTCTGATTTAAATGGGAACTTTGCTTACGGAGAAAACCACATAACTGA TCAACAACGTTTTAACAATGCTggcagaaagaaaagtaaagttcgtCTCAATGACCAACT CATACCAAAACCAACTAATATCAATATAGC ggagaacatgatAAATATAGGAACTCCAAAACAGCATCCCTATTTATCCCACATCTCCAAGTTTGCAATGTTCCCATCCTTCCGCTCCCCAGATGACCATGAAACAGGAGTCGCACACAACATCACCGTGCTGAGGAAAACTAAAG GTGGTCCATACAGACATGAGGTCTTAGAGACGCCCATGAAAACCAGGACAAAAGCTGTTACGTGGACTGGAGAACACAGATCCTTAGAT CCgttgaaagaagaaaatcagGTTTTCCACCCCACTGCTCCAAAGACGTTGCTGCCCAACCCTATAACTCGTGCCTGGGATTTGTCATTTTCTGAGCGGAAAAGCAACATGCTGAAGAATTTGGAGCGATCACACTGGGTCACCTCCTACCAAATGCACCACACAGGTAAAGAAGCCCAAACATATCTTACTGTTAGTGCAGTGCAATAG
- the LOC119197770 gene encoding sperm-associated microtubule inner protein 4 isoform X2: MVSKASPNHSTPSDLNGNFAYGENHITDQQRFNNAGRKKSKVRLNDQLIPKPTNINIAENMINIGTPKQHPYLSHISKFAMFPSFRSPDDHETGVAHNITVLRKTKGGPYRHEVLETPMKTRTKAVTWTGEHRSLDPLKEENQVFHPTAPKTLLPNPITRAWDLSFSERKSNMLKNLERSHWVTSYQMHHTGKEAQTYLTVSAVQ, translated from the exons ATGGTGTCCAAGGCTTCCCCAAACCACAGCACCCCGTCTGATTTAAATGGGAACTTTGCTTACGGAGAAAACCACATAACTGA TCAACAACGTTTTAACAATGCTggcagaaagaaaagtaaagttcgtCTCAATGACCAACT CATACCAAAACCAACTAATATCAATATAGC ggagaacatgatAAATATAGGAACTCCAAAACAGCATCCCTATTTATCCCACATCTCCAAGTTTGCAATGTTCCCATCCTTCCGCTCCCCAGATGACCATGAAACAGGAGTCGCACACAACATCACCGTGCTGAGGAAAACTAAAG GTGGTCCATACAGACATGAGGTCTTAGAGACGCCCATGAAAACCAGGACAAAAGCTGTTACGTGGACTGGAGAACACAGATCCTTAGAT CCgttgaaagaagaaaatcagGTTTTCCACCCCACTGCTCCAAAGACGTTGCTGCCCAACCCTATAACTCGTGCCTGGGATTTGTCATTTTCTGAGCGGAAAAGCAACATGCTGAAGAATTTGGAGCGATCACACTGGGTCACCTCCTACCAAATGCACCACACAGGTAAAGAAGCCCAAACATATCTTACTGTTAGTGCAGTGCAATAG
- the LOC134132882 gene encoding uncharacterized protein LOC134132882, whose translation MMDDFKEKICDLTEMNTHAVPLRERSFPVFVPSKPRGGCRRRQRESCSPTALELPNQSQAPNQCSPPAAMSQHGHQEISANFNETPQAKQKYQNQSEHTSGSTEVQSTEPVVLHKPPTEGRSSLYESRERENGKLQLCPSPVQVPLSQINISAPEPALETGLPSEKSLSEPRGGHLCTFRQPSVVEELTSIGSNAKLSSRAASEQQRAKGRRLPGSTSNPSILPRPPVLPGIRPACRVGSQGGEGAALCLLDLQNSFSKSKAHHEFNRSIALAAVNLRDNVVTGKKHDFYGINCYHLHG comes from the exons ATGATGGATGATTTCAAGGAAAAAATCTGTGACCTTACTGAGATGAATACACATGCTGTACCACTG AGAGAAAGGTCTTTTCCTGTATTTGTTCCCTCCAAACCCAGAGGAGGATGTAGAAGAAGACAGCGGGAAAGCTGCAGTCCAACTGCTCTTGAACTCCCAAATCAATCTCAAGCTCCAAACCaatgctctcctcctgctgctatGAGCCAACACGGGCATCAAGAGATCTCCGCTAATTTTAACGAGACACCACAAGCTAAACAAAAGTATCAAAATCAATCCGAGCACACGTCTGGCTCCACAGAAGTTCAGAGCACTGAGCCGGTGGTCTTACACAAGCCACCAACTGAGGGCAGGAGCTCTCTGTATGAgagcagggagagagaaaacggcAAATTACAACTTTGTCCAAGTCCAGTGCAGGTCCCCTTGTCCCAGATCAACATCTCAGCTCCAGAGCCGGCCCTAGAGACGGGGCTCCCCAGTGAGAAGAGCTTGAGCGAGCCGCGTGGGGGACATCTTTGTACCTTCAGACAGCCATCTGTGGTCGAAGAGCTGACAAGTATCGGATCAAATGCAAAGTTATCATCAAGGGCAGCttcagagcagcagagggcaaAGGGCAGAAGGCTGCCAGGCAGCACGTCCAATCCCAGCATCCTGCCGAGGCCTCCTGTCCTCCCAGGCATCCGCCCCGCGTGCAGAGTTGGATCGCAgggtggagaaggagcagctCTCTGCCTCCTGGACCTTCAAAATTCATTCAGTAAGTCAAAGGCCCATCATGAATTTAACCGCAGCATCGCACTTGCTGCCGTGAACCTGAGGGACAACGTGGTCACAGGGAAGAAGCACGACTTCTACGGGATCAATTGTTACCACCTGCATGGATGA